The window TGCCAAGCATGAAGTAACCAACACCGAAGGAGGCCACGAGTCCCATGACGCCGATGTTCAAAGGCCACTTGGTGGCGACGACGAACATCACCACGAGGATTACCAGCGGGATGATCTGGATGGCAGTCATGGTCGGCTCCGATTCAGGGGCGGCCGCTGGGTTGAAGATGGCACCCCCGAACAGGATGGCAGCCAGACCCAGAATGACAGAAGCGGCAACCGTTATCAGCAGGATACGGCGGCGGTTGTTAGGGCGCTGGGAACGTTCTTCCCGGATGTCGCTCTCAGCCTCGGGGGCTGGTTTAAAAATAGTCTTAGCCATGGTGTTCTCTCCTCATCGAGTGGCTGTTGCTAGTGAGGCTTCGACGACGTTGCCGAGAGTCTCCGGGAGGTGAATGATGCTGGAGGCGATGGTGCGCGCTGTTCGATTGACGCCGACCAGAAGGGACCCATCTTGTTCCTCGCTCCAGGTTTCGATGACGCCGGCAGGCGTCCTGAGCTTCAGGACCGCTTCGGAGCTGTTTCCTGTGATGGCGTTCAGCACGGTGCCGGGTGTGCGGGCAGCGAGCGTCAACGCGACGCTGCCGGTGATGGCCAGGGCGGGATGCGGTTTGCCCATGGAGAGCATCATGATGTTGACGTCACCTTCGGCGTCAGGACCTTCGGGAGGGCCGACGATGGCGAGTTTGGGAACAGCCCGCGCAGCTTGAGCGGGAGTGGCTGCCATTCCCATCCGCACCGCTGCCTGGCGACGTATCAGGTCCAGGGTGTCCAGTTGCAGTTCGACGCTGGCTTTCCAGGTGTCGTACCGGGCAGTGTCCAGTCCTAGCTCTTCAGCCCGCACCATGACAACAGGTGCGCCAGCATCAACCATGGAGACCGTCCAGCGGGTACCGCCGGCAAGGATCGTGTCAGTTGCCGAGCCGGTGGGAAGGAGATGTCCGGTGGTCTTTCCGGCCGGATTCTGGAAGCCGAGGCCCACCCGGTAACCCGGAAACACGACGCCGGGCATCTGCGCGTCCGGGGCGATCGGCAGGGCGCCGGAGGGTGTTGAAACCCGCTGAATGATGATCTGTCCCGTGTTGGTATTCCGGGTGACGATTCGGGTGGAATCGCCGTCGGGCACTACCCAGCCTTTCTCGATGGCGTAGAGACCCACCACTGCTGAGCAGTTCCCGCAGTTGCTGCCCCAATCAACAGCGGCCTCCTCGATACCCACCTGGGCGAAAGTGAATTCGACATCCACCTCCGGATCCGCTGGCCGGCTAAGGATCATGGCTTTACTGGTGGTTGAAGTAGCTCCGCCTACGCCATCGATCTGCCGGGTGTCCGGGCTTCCGAAGAGACGTGGCAGGAGATCGTCCAGGTTGGCGTTGGCCTGATCCAGGTTTTCAGTTTCAAAGACCCAGCACTTGCTGGTGCCTCCGCGCATCCATTCAGCTTCGATCTTCATTGTGCTTCCCTGCCTCTCGTGGCATCCTGCAAATTTGTTGCCTGATACGAGGATGATCCGGATCACACATGAAGACAATGTTCGATAAATGAGGGGTGTTGTAGTGTTGCTTCATTCACTTTGAGAACATGGTCATTGGCTGACGTGAAACAGCTTTCGCGTCGACTTCTCCGTACAGAGAGCCCATGCAGGACAGGCTGCTGCGTAGAATGAACCAACAACGGATAAGGGTGAAGTAATGCTTAACGATGAGGGCTTGGATTTATTTGATATCCGGCGGCTTGCCCTTCTGGTGGAGGTGGTTGAGCAGGGGTCCATCACGGCTGCGGCCGACATCATGATGTATTCCCCTTCGGCTGTCTCGCAGCAGTTGCGCAAGTTGGAACAAGAAGTGGGGCAGCCCCTCCTCAACCGCCGGTCCCGCGGTGTGGTCCCCACGGAGGCGGGTCAGGTGCTGGCAGGACATGCGCGAAAGATCGTGGGACAGATGCGTGCCGCTCGGTCCGATCTCGGCCAGATTGCCGGTTTGAACCGCGGCTCGTTAACAGTCGGTACGTTCCCCACGTTGGCCGGTTCGTTTTTGCCGCTGGTGATCCGCGCCTTCAAGAAGCGCTACCCGGCCATTGGTCTCTCGGTGCGCAGCGCCCGCTTCGATGAACTCGTCTCGGACCTTGAATCCGGCGTGACCGGACTTTGCTTGCTCTGGGACTACCCGTGGAACCGGTTCAACGACGAATCCATTCGGATTACGGAAGTCTTCCAGGAGAGTACGGTAATCCTGGTCGCCAAGGGACACCCCCTGGCTGATCGCGACGAGGTGACCATGAAAGACCTCCGAAAGGAGTCATGGATAGTCCGCGCTGAGGCGCACCCGGTAGTGGAGGTACTTCAACGCTCAGCCCACGACGCCGGTTTTGAGCCGAACATCGGTTTTCTTGCCAACGATTACCAAGAGGCCCAGGCCATGGTCAGCGTCGGCATGGGCGTGGCGATGGTGCCCAAGACAGCGGTGGCCCTGCAGCATCCGGATGTCAGGATCCTTAGCCTCGGCGCTGACGCTCCGCTGCGCCGGGTTCTCCTGGCCCAGCGCCAGGACAAGGTGTACGCGCCCGCTGAGGTCGCCTTCCACTCAACTCTTTTGGAAATTGCCCGTGAGCGTGGCAGCGACTATCTCTGAGGCGATGCCGGATCTCGGGCAGCACTCAGGTCTTGAGGAAGTACATGGTGCAGGCGGGATGTGGGAACGAAAAGCCGTATGAACACTGCAGTGATGGCTCCACACGCGGACAGGAAAATCCAGGGAGCGAAGGCTGTGACTGATGGCGCGTAGGCGAGCTCGTAGAGGGGAGCAAGAGCTGTGTTGCCCAGCACTACTGCCAGGCCTCCGGCGCTTGCCAGCAAGCCGTAGTACGCGCCGGTGGGGCGTCCGGCCGCAAACTCCAGAACCAGTCCCATGGCTACTGGCTGCACGCACATGTTCCCCAGTGCGGTACCTGTCACCAGCACCAGGGCTGGAAGGATCGGCAGCCATTCCGGCGGGGGAGACACCGCAAGAACTCCCAATGACGCGAAGCCGAGGGACTGCAAAGCGAACCCCAAGGGAAGGGCGATCCTCGGCCCGGCTCTTCGCATGAGTGCCGCTATTGGCCACTGCAAAGTGATGGTCAGGATTGATGCGTAGGCGAAAACGATCGCCAGCGAGTTTGCGCCGGCCCCGCTCCTCTCGAGTTCCACCGGAAGCCCGAAGTAGAGCTGGTTGGTGGCCACAAGGTTGACGCTGAAGAAGGCCGCGAACCCGATGAACTTTTTATCCTTCAGGCAGGACCAGAGGCCTGACGGCGGTACGCGGCCGGGCAGTTCCACGGAGGCTTCGGTGGTGCGGGCGGTCTTCGGCAGGAAGAGCCAAAAGATCACTGCCATCACGGTAAAGACGCCGGCTGCCACCAGGAGCGAAGTGTCGAAGCCTGTATTCAGGAGGAAGGTCCCCAGCAAGGGGCCCACCACCACGCCTACTTCACCGCAGATGACAAGCAACGCAAAAAGGGAGGACCTGTTGCGCTCGGCAGCTGCGCCTACGAGGCTTTGCAGCGCAGGGGAGAATAGCGCCCCGCCTATCCCGGTAACGATGGCCCCGATCAGAAATAGCGGGAAGTCGGCAGCCCATGTCAGCAGCAGGAATCCGGCGATACGGACCAGGCATCCGGTGATCATGGACTGCCGGGCTCCCCATCGGTCTGCAAGCGCCCCGCCGAACAGGAACATTCCCTGTTGGGCGAAGGTGCGTGCACCCAAGACGACGCCAATCGCCATTGCGCCCATCCCGAAGTCATGTCGCATGGCCACTGCAAGGAAGGGCACCACTGCGTAGAAGCCAATGTTGAAAATCAGCTGGCTGGCCAGCAGTAGTTGCGGTGCCGGTTCAACCCTGGCGGGGCGCCTGTTGGTGAGTGTGGAACGAAACATGCGTGCCGCCGTCGGACTCATCTTTCGCTGCCGGGAGGCGGGGCTGGCCATGATATTCCTTATCCGGAGGCGCTGAAGCCCTCACAGATTATCAAGAACGGTTCGCAGTTGCCCGGTCCCTCACTGATGCCGTGGGCTTGGACACATTGTTACGGGTCCCCGGAGCGTCAATTTCTACACCGAAAAAGGTAAGGCTAACCTAAATAGTCTCCATTTTCCCCATGCCCACCCGTTCGGGCATAAAACGCAGGCGGTTCCCTTTGCGCACTCCCAGCCGATCCACGGCAGCCCTCGGGCTGGCAGCTCTCCTCACCCTTTCCGGATGTGGGCTCAGCGGCGGCCAGCCCGCTTCCACCGAAAAGGTAGCCGATACCAACCAGCGCATCGTGGTGGACAACTTCCGCGCACCCGTGGCCAACTGGGCCCCCGAGTCCGACGCAGCATACATCCTGTCACTGTCCGGCTGCTTGGAGACCCTCACCAAGTACGATTCCGCCCAAGGGAAAGTGGTTCCTTTCCTGGCAACGGAATGGAAGCAGGCCTCGCCGTTGGAATGGGACTTCACCATCCGTGAAGGCGTGAAATTCCAGGATGGCACCGATCTCACCGCAGAGACTGTTGCCGCCTCACTGAATCACGTCCTCCAGGCTAAAGTGCCTGCCCGGGCATTCAGCCCAAGCGTCGTCAGTGCTGTGAAGGCCACCGATGCCAAGACTGTTCGTGTGACCACGCCCGTGGAGAACCCCCTGGTGCCGTTCCGCCTTGCAAGCGTGAACACCGGCATTCTCGCTCCTGCCGCCTACGGAGGTGCCACCGTTGATCCCTTCGGTCACTGCACCGGCCCGTTTACTCCGGTCTCGGAGAAGGCGAAGCAGTCCCTGACGCTGGATCGCAACGAGAATTACTGGGGCGGAGATGTTCAGCTTGCAGGTGCTGAGGTCCGCTTCATCACCAACGGCGCCACACGCGCTGCGCAGGTACAAACCGGCGAGGCGGATATTTCCCTGTCCATCCCGGCCTCAGCCTTGTCCACGTTGGAGAATGCGCCTGAGGTTTCCGTGCTGAAGGCCGACTCACCCCGCACGGCCACGCTTTACATGAACAACGGCCGGGCGCCTTTCAACAACGTCGATTTCCGTAAGGCCCTCCGCTCCGCGCTGGACCTTGAGGCGTTGGCCGCCAGCGTTTACGAGGGCGCTGCGCTTCCGGCCGCCGGTCCCTACGCACCTTCCGAACCTTGGGCGTCCAGCGATGCAAGCTCACCCAAGCAGGACGTTG is drawn from Arthrobacter sp. 31Y and contains these coding sequences:
- a CDS encoding LysR family transcriptional regulator; translated protein: MLNDEGLDLFDIRRLALLVEVVEQGSITAAADIMMYSPSAVSQQLRKLEQEVGQPLLNRRSRGVVPTEAGQVLAGHARKIVGQMRAARSDLGQIAGLNRGSLTVGTFPTLAGSFLPLVIRAFKKRYPAIGLSVRSARFDELVSDLESGVTGLCLLWDYPWNRFNDESIRITEVFQESTVILVAKGHPLADRDEVTMKDLRKESWIVRAEAHPVVEVLQRSAHDAGFEPNIGFLANDYQEAQAMVSVGMGVAMVPKTAVALQHPDVRILSLGADAPLRRVLLAQRQDKVYAPAEVAFHSTLLEIARERGSDYL
- a CDS encoding ABC transporter substrate-binding protein — translated: MPTRSGIKRRRFPLRTPSRSTAALGLAALLTLSGCGLSGGQPASTEKVADTNQRIVVDNFRAPVANWAPESDAAYILSLSGCLETLTKYDSAQGKVVPFLATEWKQASPLEWDFTIREGVKFQDGTDLTAETVAASLNHVLQAKVPARAFSPSVVSAVKATDAKTVRVTTPVENPLVPFRLASVNTGILAPAAYGGATVDPFGHCTGPFTPVSEKAKQSLTLDRNENYWGGDVQLAGAEVRFITNGATRAAQVQTGEADISLSIPASALSTLENAPEVSVLKADSPRTATLYMNNGRAPFNNVDFRKALRSALDLEALAASVYEGAALPAAGPYAPSEPWASSDASSPKQDVEEAKKLLADAGYTAAKPLEIIAIVERAEFSDVATVIQDNLKNIGVPVAIQAKEYASAEPDVLAGNYDMILSQRNRLIDIADPIGFLTADYTCKGSYNLSHFCNEEYDAIIAEAAGTSNTEERYKLYAKAGQLLNDQAVNLWLVNEQATDAVRSNVLNYVQDPLSRYVLTAQTAKSGS
- a CDS encoding MFS transporter, translated to MASPASRQRKMSPTAARMFRSTLTNRRPARVEPAPQLLLASQLIFNIGFYAVVPFLAVAMRHDFGMGAMAIGVVLGARTFAQQGMFLFGGALADRWGARQSMITGCLVRIAGFLLLTWAADFPLFLIGAIVTGIGGALFSPALQSLVGAAAERNRSSLFALLVICGEVGVVVGPLLGTFLLNTGFDTSLLVAAGVFTVMAVIFWLFLPKTARTTEASVELPGRVPPSGLWSCLKDKKFIGFAAFFSVNLVATNQLYFGLPVELERSGAGANSLAIVFAYASILTITLQWPIAALMRRAGPRIALPLGFALQSLGFASLGVLAVSPPPEWLPILPALVLVTGTALGNMCVQPVAMGLVLEFAAGRPTGAYYGLLASAGGLAVVLGNTALAPLYELAYAPSVTAFAPWIFLSACGAITAVFIRLFVPTSRLHHVLPQDLSAARDPASPQR
- a CDS encoding PrpF domain-containing protein, coding for MKIEAEWMRGGTSKCWVFETENLDQANANLDDLLPRLFGSPDTRQIDGVGGATSTTSKAMILSRPADPEVDVEFTFAQVGIEEAAVDWGSNCGNCSAVVGLYAIEKGWVVPDGDSTRIVTRNTNTGQIIIQRVSTPSGALPIAPDAQMPGVVFPGYRVGLGFQNPAGKTTGHLLPTGSATDTILAGGTRWTVSMVDAGAPVVMVRAEELGLDTARYDTWKASVELQLDTLDLIRRQAAVRMGMAATPAQAARAVPKLAIVGPPEGPDAEGDVNIMMLSMGKPHPALAITGSVALTLAARTPGTVLNAITGNSSEAVLKLRTPAGVIETWSEEQDGSLLVGVNRTARTIASSIIHLPETLGNVVEASLATATR